CCGGAGGGGGACAGAGCAAATGACGGGTATTCCCCAAAGGTGTTCCAGGATCGACGGTTTTTCTGCCAAACAGATTGATCGCTCCAGGTAAGCCAGAGCGAGGAAAAGGTTATGCCCCAGGCGAAAGAAAAGGCCTTGCCCTCCATTAAAGTCCCACCCCACAATTTAGAAGCGGAACAGGCCATCCTGGCCGGGATCTTGATCAACAACGATGCCTTGAATCAAGTCATGGACATCCTGAGTCCCGAGGACTTTTACAGGGAGGCCCATGTACATCTATTCGAGGGCATGACCGCACTTTACAACAATAATGAACCCATTGATCTGATTACCCTTTCACAATATTTGACTCGAAAAAACCTCCTGGAGAAATCAGGCGGCATCGATTATCTTGCCTCCCTCGTAGACGCTGTTTCCACCTCGGCGGGCATCCTGTACCATGCACAGATCGTCAGAGACCTGTCGATTCGCCGAAAGCTCATCAGTCAGTGTTCCGCTATTTCCGAATCTTGTTTTCAGAATTGGCACGAAACCGATGAGTTGCTGGACATGGCGGAGCAATCCATCTTCGATATTGCGGAAGACAAGATCGGCGAAAGTTTCTCCTCCATGGAGGATGTGATAAAGGGGAGTTTTCGCAAGCTGGAAAGCGTTGCCGAGCAGGAAGGATATATCACTGGAATTCCTACCGGTTTCCCGGATTTCGACAATCTCACTGCGGGACTGCAACCCTCGGACCTTATCGTCATAGCGGGGCGGCCCAGCATGGGAAAAACTGCCTTCGCCCTCAATATCGGTTACCACGCTGCAGACAAGACCGGCAAGGGAGTGGCCATCTTTTCCCTGGAGATGTCCAAACTCCAGCTGGGAATGAGACTCCTTGGGTTTGAGGCTCAGATCGATGCCAAAAGGCTTCGAACGGGATTTTTACGCGACAGGGACTGGATGAAGTTGACCGAGGCCGCCAATCACCTCTCTTCCCTTCCTATTTTCATTGATGATACCTCTGGAATAGGGGTCCTGGAGATGAAGGCCAAATGCCGTCGCCTGGCGAAAAAGACTCCCCTGGCCATGGTCGTGGTGGATTACATGCAGCTTATCCAAGGCAGGAAGTCCGCGGAATCCCGACAACTGGAGATATCCGAGATTTCCAGGAGCCTCAAGGCCCTCGCCAAGGACCTCAACGTTCCTGTGGTCGCTCTCTCCCAGTTGAACCGAAAGGTCGAGGATCGTCCCAACAAGCGACCCCAGTTGGCGGATCTCAGGGAAAGCGGGGCCATAGAACAGGACGCTGATGTCATTGCGTTCATTTATCGGGACGAGGTGTATCATCCAACCACAGAGGAAAACGCCAACATTGCCGAGATTATTGTTGCCAAACAGCGAAACGGTCCGACCGGCTATTTCAAGCTTTACTTCAAGAAGGAGTGCACCCGTTTTGAACCCTTTGCCGACGAGGAACGCTATGGACACTCCTTGTCTTGAGGGCCAGCGGATTGGGAGGGATGCACCATAGAGAAAATTTACGGTAAGACCACAGGTCTCAAGGCGAGCCAAATCAGACAACTTCAGA
The Deltaproteobacteria bacterium genome window above contains:
- the dnaB gene encoding replicative DNA helicase — translated: MPQAKEKALPSIKVPPHNLEAEQAILAGILINNDALNQVMDILSPEDFYREAHVHLFEGMTALYNNNEPIDLITLSQYLTRKNLLEKSGGIDYLASLVDAVSTSAGILYHAQIVRDLSIRRKLISQCSAISESCFQNWHETDELLDMAEQSIFDIAEDKIGESFSSMEDVIKGSFRKLESVAEQEGYITGIPTGFPDFDNLTAGLQPSDLIVIAGRPSMGKTAFALNIGYHAADKTGKGVAIFSLEMSKLQLGMRLLGFEAQIDAKRLRTGFLRDRDWMKLTEAANHLSSLPIFIDDTSGIGVLEMKAKCRRLAKKTPLAMVVVDYMQLIQGRKSAESRQLEISEISRSLKALAKDLNVPVVALSQLNRKVEDRPNKRPQLADLRESGAIEQDADVIAFIYRDEVYHPTTEENANIAEIIVAKQRNGPTGYFKLYFKKECTRFEPFADEERYGHSLS